One window of Triticum dicoccoides isolate Atlit2015 ecotype Zavitan chromosome 5A, WEW_v2.0, whole genome shotgun sequence genomic DNA carries:
- the LOC119304052 gene encoding cyclin-dependent kinase inhibitor 5-like → MGKYMRKSKASGEVAVMEVAGALLGVRTRSRTLAAQQQRAPSPSPQRKGHEDGDYLELRSRRLEKQPPPGPKDKEDAPQPPAAGGRRMEQAPSSFAAEGFEADLEVSFGDNVLDWDATDRGARETTPCSLIYSSETMSTPGSATGGARNHSRRRAQTPVCRYVPSSLEMDEFFAAAEQQQHQTFRDKYNFCPASGCPLPGRYEWTVLDC, encoded by the exons ATGGGCAAGTACATGCGCAAGAGCAAGGCCTCGGGGGAGGTGGCCGTCATGGAGGTCGCCGGCGCGCTGCTCGGCGTCCGCACCCGCTCCCGCACCCTCGCCGCGCAGCAGCAGCGCGCTCCGTCCCCTTCGCCGCAGCGCAAGGGCCACGAGGACGGCGACTACCTCGAGCTCAGGAGCAGGAGGCTCGAGAAGCAGCCGCCGCCGGGGCCCAAGGACAAGGAGGACGCGCCGCAGCCGCCGGCCGCCGGTGGGAGGAGGATGGAGCAGGCGCCGTCGTCGTTCGCTGCCGAGGGCTTCGAGGCCGACCTCGAGGTCTCCTTCGGCGACAACGTCCTGGACTGGGACGCCACCGACAG GGGCGCCAGGGAGACGACGCCGTGCAGCCTCATCTACAGCTCGGAGACGATGAGCACCCCCGGGTCGGCGACCGGAGGAGCCCGCAACCACTCCCGCCGCAGGGCGCAGACGCCGGTCTGCCGCTACGTGCCGAGCTCGCTGGAGATGGACGAGTTCTTCGCCGCCGCCGAGCAGCAGCAACACCAGACCTTCAGGGACAA GTACAACTTCTGTCCTGCGAGCGGCTGCCCGCTCCCCGGGCGGTACGAGTGGACGGTGCTAGACTGCTAG